A window of Pseudomonadota bacterium contains these coding sequences:
- a CDS encoding response regulator, whose amino-acid sequence MMPARDMMSGPNILVINDDGNELDLFSLGLRLEGLQATGTTSAAEALDLLSQRGFDVALIDLMITEINGLELARRIRLKHPDVVTILMSDYLLSPVQLAKANTGVVGFVPKPCRLEEVARFIRAKLESKSVKDGASAAQNHAHADPQAPFDVLSVQFAF is encoded by the coding sequence ATGATGCCAGCGCGCGACATGATGAGCGGCCCGAACATCCTCGTGATCAACGACGACGGCAACGAGCTCGACCTCTTCTCGCTCGGCCTGCGCCTCGAGGGGCTCCAGGCGACCGGGACCACGTCGGCCGCCGAGGCGCTCGACCTCCTCTCGCAGCGAGGCTTCGACGTCGCGCTCATCGACCTGATGATCACGGAGATCAACGGCCTCGAGCTCGCGAGGAGGATCCGCCTCAAGCACCCGGACGTCGTCACCATCCTCATGTCCGACTATCTCCTGTCGCCCGTCCAGCTCGCGAAGGCGAACACGGGCGTCGTCGGGTTCGTGCCCAAGCCGTGCCGCCTCGAAGAGGTCGCGCGGTTCATCCGGGCCAAGCTGGAATCGAAATCGGTAAAGGACGGGGCCTCCGCCGCACAAAACCACGCTCACGCTGATCCTCAAGCTCCTTTTGACGTTCTCTCTGTCCAGTTCGCATTCTGA
- a CDS encoding VTT domain-containing protein yields MRSDDAQRNRLWILLAAALLAIAVAWVACGRFDLDDVKRAARALDATAAAHPLLAFLGVTAAQAAGMAVSLPTKALLALLAGALLGPFAGAAATEVGVLAGTTALFFGCRRALGPDTLSRFGRLASGLQDRLRSRPVLAVAGLRLVVTIPYGPITIACAAAGMDYRRFLLGSLLGDLPVAALYAFAGSRLMSLASADEAISPATVVVLVVAGVAMFAAAVVVPARKRAG; encoded by the coding sequence ATGCGCTCGGACGACGCCCAAAGGAACCGCCTCTGGATCCTGCTCGCGGCCGCACTGCTCGCGATCGCCGTCGCGTGGGTCGCCTGCGGGCGCTTCGATCTCGACGACGTGAAACGCGCCGCGCGCGCGCTCGATGCGACCGCCGCGGCCCACCCGCTCCTCGCGTTCCTCGGCGTCACCGCCGCCCAGGCTGCCGGGATGGCGGTCTCGCTGCCGACCAAGGCGCTGCTCGCGCTGCTCGCCGGCGCGCTCCTCGGGCCTTTCGCCGGCGCCGCGGCGACCGAGGTGGGCGTCCTCGCCGGAACCACCGCGCTGTTCTTCGGCTGCCGGCGCGCGCTCGGCCCGGACACCCTCTCGCGCTTCGGGAGGCTCGCCTCTGGCCTTCAGGATCGCCTCCGCTCGAGGCCGGTGCTCGCGGTCGCCGGGCTGCGGCTCGTGGTGACGATCCCTTACGGGCCCATCACGATCGCCTGCGCGGCGGCCGGGATGGACTACCGCCGGTTCCTCCTCGGGTCGCTGCTCGGGGATCTGCCCGTCGCCGCCCTCTACGCGTTCGCCGGATCGAGGCTCATGTCGCTCGCGAGCGCGGACGAGGCGATCTCCCCCGCGACCGTCGTCGTGCTCGTGGTGGCCGGGGTCGCGATGTTCGCGGCGGCCGTCGTCGTGCCGGCGAGAAAACGCGCCGGCTGA